A stretch of the Actinoalloteichus fjordicus genome encodes the following:
- the recR gene encoding recombination mediator RecR, with protein sequence MYEGPVQDLIDELGRLPGIGPKSAQRIAFHLLSAEPADVTRLQEVLQRVKEGVVFCDVCGNVSEEQTCRICRDVRRDPRVVCVVEEPKDVPAVERTREFRGRYHVLGGALDPLSGVGPDQLRIRELLARIGSSVDGVEVNEVIIATDPNTEGEATATYLIRMLRDFPGLTVTRLASGLPMGGDLEFADELTLGRALSGRRTV encoded by the coding sequence TTGTACGAGGGTCCGGTTCAGGATCTGATCGACGAGCTGGGGCGGCTGCCCGGCATCGGTCCCAAGAGCGCCCAGCGGATCGCCTTCCACCTGTTGTCCGCCGAGCCCGCCGACGTGACTCGGCTGCAAGAGGTGTTGCAGCGGGTCAAGGAGGGCGTGGTGTTCTGCGATGTCTGCGGCAACGTCTCCGAGGAGCAGACCTGCCGGATCTGTCGGGATGTGCGGCGGGACCCCAGGGTGGTGTGCGTCGTCGAGGAGCCCAAGGACGTTCCCGCCGTGGAGCGGACTCGCGAGTTCCGGGGGCGCTATCACGTCCTGGGCGGCGCGCTGGACCCGCTGTCCGGAGTCGGTCCGGACCAGCTTCGGATCCGCGAGCTGTTGGCCAGGATCGGCAGCTCGGTGGACGGGGTCGAGGTGAACGAGGTGATCATCGCGACCGACCCCAACACCGAAGGGGAGGCCACCGCGACCTACCTGATCCGCATGCTGCGCGACTTCCCCGGTCTGACCGTCACCAGGCTGGCCTCCGGCCTGCCGATGGGCGGCGACCTGGAGTTCGCCGACGAGCTGACCCTCGGCCGGGCGCTGTCCGGACGCCGCACGGTGTGA
- a CDS encoding ABC transporter substrate-binding protein, with amino-acid sequence MATSRTALRSRLLRLSAVGLAGALVLSACAESERTSDGDTGGSTGDTFVFGAAGAPALFDPFFASDGETFRVSRQIFEGLVGFEPGGVDVEPELSTDWESSEDGLTWTFNLEEDVTFHDGTPFNAEAVCFNFDRWYNQEGTGQNPAISYYWNNTFGGFSDGASPSLFESCAAEDESTAVIQLTRATGKFPAILGLPSFSMQSPTALEEYDADDVQAEGDSFVFSEYAREHPTGTGPFQFSSYDEGNATIELNRYADYWDADAAAQVENLIFRIIPDETTRRQELQSNGIDGYDFPNPADYQTLQDGGFQVEVRDPFNILYLGISQKENESLRDFQVRQAIAHAIDREELVAATMPAGAEVATQFYPNTVEGYADDVQTYEYDPDLAESLLADAGASDLTVEFHWPTEVTRPYMPSPQNIFNAVSEDLEAVGITVEAVSTPWNGGYTERTNQGDAQLFLLGWTGDYNTADNFIGTFFTDLEGQFFTGESEGGEELSEALQAADAEPDPDARAALYEDINRNMMSEWLPSIPLSHSPPAIVVGPNVEGLITSPLTAEEFNTVTVTE; translated from the coding sequence ATGGCCACATCCCGAACGGCCCTGAGGTCGCGGCTCCTACGGCTGAGCGCCGTGGGCCTCGCCGGAGCCCTTGTCCTGTCCGCCTGTGCAGAGTCGGAGCGAACCTCCGACGGTGACACGGGTGGCAGCACGGGCGACACATTCGTCTTCGGTGCCGCCGGGGCACCCGCGCTGTTCGACCCGTTCTTCGCCAGCGACGGCGAGACGTTCCGCGTGTCGCGGCAGATCTTCGAGGGCCTGGTCGGCTTCGAACCGGGCGGCGTGGACGTCGAGCCCGAGCTGTCCACCGACTGGGAGTCGTCGGAGGACGGCCTCACGTGGACCTTCAACCTCGAAGAGGACGTCACCTTCCACGACGGCACCCCCTTCAACGCCGAGGCGGTCTGCTTCAACTTCGACCGCTGGTACAACCAGGAGGGCACCGGGCAGAACCCGGCGATCTCCTACTACTGGAACAACACCTTCGGCGGCTTCTCCGACGGTGCCTCGCCCTCGCTGTTCGAGTCCTGCGCAGCAGAGGACGAGAGCACCGCGGTCATCCAGCTCACCAGGGCCACCGGCAAGTTCCCGGCGATCCTCGGCCTGCCGTCCTTCTCCATGCAGTCGCCCACGGCGCTGGAGGAGTACGACGCGGACGACGTCCAAGCGGAGGGCGACAGCTTCGTCTTCTCCGAGTACGCCCGTGAGCACCCGACCGGCACCGGTCCGTTCCAGTTCTCGTCCTACGACGAGGGCAACGCGACGATCGAGCTGAACCGCTACGCGGACTACTGGGATGCCGACGCCGCGGCACAGGTCGAGAACCTGATCTTCCGGATCATCCCGGACGAGACCACCCGGCGCCAGGAGCTGCAGTCGAACGGCATCGACGGCTACGACTTCCCCAACCCCGCCGACTACCAGACGTTGCAGGACGGCGGCTTCCAGGTCGAGGTCCGCGATCCGTTCAACATCCTCTACCTGGGCATCTCCCAGAAGGAGAACGAGAGCCTGCGTGACTTCCAGGTCCGGCAGGCCATCGCGCACGCCATCGACCGCGAGGAGCTGGTCGCCGCGACCATGCCCGCGGGTGCCGAGGTCGCGACCCAGTTCTACCCGAACACGGTCGAGGGCTACGCGGACGACGTGCAGACCTACGAGTACGACCCCGACCTGGCCGAGTCGCTGCTCGCCGACGCGGGTGCGTCCGACCTGACGGTGGAGTTCCACTGGCCGACTGAGGTCACCCGGCCGTACATGCCGAGCCCGCAGAACATCTTCAATGCGGTCTCGGAGGACCTGGAGGCCGTGGGCATCACCGTCGAGGCCGTCAGCACCCCGTGGAACGGCGGGTACACCGAGCGCACGAACCAGGGCGACGCGCAGCTCTTCCTGCTCGGCTGGACCGGCGACTACAACACGGCCGACAACTTCATCGGCACCTTCTTCACCGATCTGGAGGGCCAGTTCTTCACCGGTGAGTCGGAGGGCGGCGAGGAGCTGTCCGAGGCGCTCCAGGCCGCCGATGCAGAGCCGGACCCCGACGCCCGTGCGGCGCTCTACGAGGACATCAACCGCAACATGATGTCCGAGTGGCTGCCCTCGATCCCGCTGTCGCACTCGCCGCCCGCGATCGTCGTCGGACCGAACGTCGAGGGCCTGATCACCAGCCCGCTCACGGCGGAGGAGTTCAACACCGTCACCGTGACCGAGTAG
- a CDS encoding uridine kinase family protein — MTDSGEADRERTGRTDGDGPAFPADRVAGLIDAVLRRPARLGRVRVLAVDGPSGSGKSTLADAILAALPARGVVGGLVRSDDFATWTEPEGWWDRLEHGVLAPLRAGRPGGYRRIEWTDSGPQPGGSVEVPIPEVLVLEGVTTGRRAASELLSLLVWISWGDEQHRRERAVARDGEVIRTPMHGWQRFERAWFAEDRPWERADVLVTDGSWLTPHVSSDRHRQ, encoded by the coding sequence GTGACCGACAGCGGGGAGGCCGACCGTGAGCGGACCGGGCGCACCGACGGCGATGGTCCGGCCTTCCCGGCGGACCGGGTGGCCGGGCTGATCGACGCGGTGCTGCGGCGCCCGGCCAGGCTGGGTCGGGTGCGAGTGCTGGCCGTCGACGGGCCCTCCGGATCGGGGAAGTCCACCCTGGCGGATGCGATCCTCGCCGCCCTGCCTGCTCGCGGAGTCGTCGGCGGCCTGGTGCGTTCGGACGACTTCGCCACCTGGACCGAGCCCGAAGGCTGGTGGGACCGGCTCGAACACGGAGTGTTAGCGCCATTGCGGGCGGGCAGGCCGGGAGGTTACCGGCGCATCGAGTGGACCGATTCGGGACCACAGCCGGGCGGATCGGTCGAGGTGCCGATTCCCGAGGTGTTGGTGCTGGAAGGCGTCACGACGGGACGACGTGCCGCCTCGGAACTGCTCTCCCTGCTGGTGTGGATCTCCTGGGGTGATGAACAGCACAGACGTGAGCGAGCGGTGGCCAGGGACGGTGAGGTGATCCGCACGCCGATGCACGGCTGGCAGCGCTTCGAACGTGCCTGGTTCGCCGAGGATCGGCCGTGGGAACGCGCCGACGTCCTCGTGACGGACGGCAGTTGGTTGACTCCGCACGTTTCATCGGATCGTCACAGACAGTGA
- the leuA gene encoding 2-isopropylmalate synthase: MTSHSDISAPDAFSSGRSRLRVPSRPAPADQPVWNPQRGSSMPFHRYLPFAEQVEPIVLPDRTWPDVTLRSAPQWCAVDLRDGNQALIDPMSPARKRRMFDLLVRMGYKEIEVGFPAASQTDFDFVREIIEDEAIPDDVTIQVLTQARPELIERTFEAVEGVHKAIVHLYNSTSILQRRVVFRSEREGIKKIATDGAELVAAFAEKYPETEFRFQYSPESYTGTELSYAVEVCNAVIEIWQPTPEAPAIINLPATVEMATPNVYADSIEWMHRNLARRDSIVLSLHPHNDRGTGVAAAELGYQAGADRIEGCLFGNGERTGNVCLVTLALNLFSQGVDPQIDLSDIDEVRRTVEYCNQLAVPERHPYGGELVYTAFSGSHQDAINKGLDALRAEAEAAGTSIDDFRWAVPYLPIDPKDVGRSYEAVIRVNSQSGKGGVAYIMKTEHQLSLPRRLQIEFSKLVQAVTDSEGGEVDPKAMWDVFATEYLEPTAPLRLSRHQVSGGDDDHITATVVVDGEEREITGTGNGPISAFVDALATIGYDVRVLDYVEHALTGGDDAKAASYVECAVSDRLLWGVGVDTSTVTAALRSVVSAVNRAHR, encoded by the coding sequence ATGACCAGCCACTCCGACATCTCCGCGCCCGACGCCTTCAGCAGCGGCCGCAGCCGCCTGCGCGTCCCGTCGCGACCGGCGCCCGCCGATCAGCCCGTCTGGAATCCGCAGCGGGGCAGCTCGATGCCCTTCCATCGTTACCTGCCCTTCGCCGAGCAGGTGGAGCCGATCGTGCTGCCCGACCGCACCTGGCCGGACGTCACGCTCCGCTCGGCTCCGCAGTGGTGCGCGGTCGACCTGCGGGACGGCAACCAGGCCCTGATCGACCCGATGTCGCCTGCTCGCAAGCGCCGGATGTTCGACCTGCTGGTGCGGATGGGTTACAAGGAGATCGAGGTCGGCTTCCCCGCGGCGAGCCAGACGGACTTCGACTTCGTGCGCGAGATCATCGAGGACGAGGCGATCCCGGACGACGTCACGATCCAGGTGCTGACCCAGGCCCGGCCCGAGTTGATCGAGCGGACGTTCGAGGCCGTCGAGGGCGTCCACAAGGCGATCGTGCACCTGTACAACTCGACGTCGATCCTCCAACGCCGGGTGGTCTTCCGCAGCGAGCGGGAGGGCATCAAGAAGATCGCGACCGACGGCGCCGAGCTGGTCGCCGCGTTCGCCGAGAAGTACCCGGAGACCGAGTTCCGCTTCCAGTACTCGCCCGAGTCCTACACCGGCACGGAGCTGTCCTACGCCGTCGAGGTCTGCAACGCCGTGATCGAGATCTGGCAGCCGACGCCGGAGGCGCCCGCGATCATCAACCTGCCCGCGACGGTCGAGATGGCCACGCCCAACGTCTACGCCGACTCCATCGAGTGGATGCATCGGAACCTGGCCCGGCGGGACTCGATCGTGCTGTCCCTGCATCCGCACAACGACCGGGGCACCGGAGTGGCCGCCGCCGAGCTGGGCTACCAGGCAGGCGCCGACCGCATCGAGGGCTGCCTGTTCGGCAACGGGGAGCGGACCGGCAACGTCTGCCTGGTCACGCTGGCGTTGAACCTGTTCAGCCAGGGCGTCGACCCGCAGATCGATCTGTCGGACATCGACGAGGTACGGCGCACGGTCGAGTACTGCAACCAGCTCGCCGTGCCGGAGCGGCACCCCTACGGCGGCGAGCTGGTCTACACCGCCTTCTCGGGCAGCCACCAGGACGCGATCAACAAGGGGCTGGACGCGCTGCGGGCCGAGGCCGAGGCGGCGGGCACGTCGATCGACGACTTCCGCTGGGCCGTGCCGTATCTGCCGATCGACCCGAAGGACGTCGGCCGCAGCTACGAGGCCGTGATCCGGGTCAACTCGCAGTCCGGCAAGGGCGGCGTCGCCTACATCATGAAGACCGAGCACCAGCTGTCGCTGCCGCGCAGGCTCCAGATCGAGTTCTCCAAGCTGGTGCAGGCGGTCACCGACTCCGAGGGCGGCGAGGTCGACCCGAAGGCCATGTGGGACGTCTTCGCCACCGAGTACCTGGAGCCGACGGCACCGCTGCGACTGAGCAGGCACCAGGTGAGCGGCGGGGACGACGACCACATCACCGCGACCGTGGTGGTCGACGGCGAGGAGCGCGAGATCACGGGTACCGGCAACGGTCCCATCTCGGCGTTCGTCGACGCGCTGGCGACGATCGGCTATGACGTCCGGGTCCTCGACTACGTGGAGCACGCACTGACCGGCGGGGACGACGCGAAGGCCGCGTCCTATGTGGAATGTGCGGTCAGCGACCGGCTGTTGTGGGGAGTCGGCGTGGACACCTCCACCGTCACGGCCGCGCTGCGCTCGGTCGTCTCGGCCGTCAACCGCGCGCACCGCTGA
- a CDS encoding ABC transporter ATP-binding protein: MILDRTVGYVYAVDGVDLTIRRGETYGLVGESGCGKSTLGRALLRLVDETTGRVVFDGTDLSTLKGEPLRRMRKRMQMVFQDPLSSLDPRQSVESILVEGLRAHGLDKNREETHNRLLTLLAAVGLPENALRKYPHEFSGGQRQRIGIARALTVNPDLIVADEPVSALDVSVQAQVINLLGDLQQEFGLTYLVIAHDLAVVRHISDRVGVMYLGGIVEEATSNELYTEPLHPYTRALLSAVPVPDPALEDRREHILLSGDLPSPAAPPSGCRFHTRCPWRQETRCDTERPALRELAPGHRVACHFAEDIRDGRISRHEVTPEAIDPDLAQSSTDSPFGPASVTEALDHH; the protein is encoded by the coding sequence ATGATCCTGGACCGCACCGTCGGCTATGTCTACGCGGTCGACGGGGTGGACCTGACGATTCGCCGAGGCGAGACCTACGGCCTGGTCGGCGAGTCCGGCTGCGGGAAGTCCACGCTCGGCAGGGCTCTGCTGCGGCTGGTGGACGAGACCACGGGGCGGGTCGTCTTCGACGGCACCGACCTGTCCACGCTCAAGGGCGAACCGCTCCGGCGGATGCGCAAGCGGATGCAGATGGTGTTCCAGGATCCGCTGTCCTCCCTGGACCCGCGTCAGTCGGTCGAGTCGATCCTCGTGGAGGGTCTTCGGGCGCACGGCCTGGACAAGAACCGCGAGGAGACCCACAACCGACTGCTGACGCTGCTCGCGGCGGTCGGCCTGCCGGAGAACGCACTGCGGAAGTATCCGCACGAGTTCTCCGGCGGTCAGCGGCAGCGGATCGGCATCGCCCGCGCGCTGACGGTCAACCCGGATCTCATCGTGGCCGACGAGCCGGTCTCCGCGCTGGACGTCTCGGTGCAGGCGCAGGTGATCAACCTGCTCGGCGACCTTCAGCAGGAGTTCGGCCTGACGTACCTGGTGATCGCCCACGACCTCGCGGTCGTGCGGCACATCTCCGACCGGGTCGGGGTGATGTACCTCGGCGGGATCGTCGAGGAGGCCACCTCTAACGAGCTCTACACCGAGCCGCTGCACCCGTACACCCGCGCGTTGTTGTCGGCGGTTCCGGTGCCCGACCCGGCGTTGGAGGACCGGCGGGAGCACATCCTGCTCTCCGGCGACCTGCCCTCGCCCGCCGCACCGCCCAGCGGCTGTCGGTTCCACACGAGGTGTCCGTGGCGGCAGGAGACTCGGTGCGACACCGAGCGTCCCGCCCTGCGGGAGCTGGCGCCCGGCCACCGGGTCGCCTGCCACTTCGCGGAGGACATCCGCGACGGCAGGATCAGTCGTCACGAGGTCACGCCGGAGGCGATCGATCCCGATCTCGCGCAGAGCTCGACCGACTCGCCGTTCGGACCAGCCTCGGTCACGGAGGCGTTGGACCACCACTGA
- a CDS encoding ABC transporter permease yields MAIGNARKERIDSLAEAGPADAGTSLLASAWRRLRRSPTFLVGVTIIGLFVLLALLAPLLAPHDPGARLLADQVSAATNSIPPAQDGHPLGGDQNGRDLLSRLLLGSQQTLLVALFATLIGLGGGLTLGTLAGAFGGWVDSLVMRIVDVMLSVPSLLLAVSIGALFAGQTQFTVILAVAIVQVPVFARLLRGAMLAQRSSDHVLAARALGVKRGAIVFRHMLPNALGPVIVQATLVLAVAIIDAAALSFLGLGAANDAIPEWGQMLGGAQTIIDTHPHLAFYPASCIILVALGFTLVGESMRDALDPKRRR; encoded by the coding sequence ATGGCGATCGGCAACGCTCGCAAGGAGCGAATCGACTCTCTGGCCGAGGCGGGTCCCGCCGACGCGGGGACCAGTCTGTTGGCCTCGGCGTGGCGGCGACTTCGTCGCAGCCCCACCTTCCTGGTCGGTGTGACGATCATCGGCCTGTTCGTGCTGCTGGCGCTGCTCGCGCCGCTGCTGGCCCCGCATGACCCCGGTGCTCGGCTGCTGGCCGACCAGGTGTCGGCGGCGACGAACAGCATTCCTCCCGCGCAGGACGGCCATCCCCTCGGCGGCGACCAGAACGGCCGAGACCTGCTGTCCCGGCTGTTGCTCGGCTCCCAGCAGACGCTGCTGGTGGCGCTGTTCGCCACGTTGATCGGCCTCGGCGGCGGGCTCACGCTCGGCACGCTGGCAGGCGCGTTCGGCGGCTGGGTGGACTCGCTGGTCATGCGGATCGTCGACGTGATGCTGTCGGTCCCGTCGCTGCTGCTGGCCGTGTCGATCGGCGCCCTGTTCGCGGGGCAGACGCAGTTCACCGTCATCCTGGCCGTGGCGATCGTGCAGGTCCCGGTCTTCGCCCGGCTGCTGCGCGGCGCGATGCTCGCGCAGCGATCCAGCGACCACGTCCTCGCGGCGCGGGCGCTGGGTGTCAAGCGGGGCGCGATCGTGTTCCGGCACATGTTGCCCAACGCGCTCGGCCCGGTGATCGTCCAGGCGACGTTGGTGCTGGCGGTCGCCATCATCGACGCCGCCGCGCTCTCCTTCCTCGGGCTCGGCGCCGCCAACGACGCCATCCCAGAGTGGGGACAGATGCTCGGTGGGGCGCAGACGATCATCGACACACATCCACACCTGGCGTTCTATCCAGCGAGCTGCATCATCCTGGTGGCGCTCGGCTTCACCCTCGTCGGTGAGTCGATGCGGGACGCGCTTGACCCGAAGAGGCGGCGGTAA
- a CDS encoding ABC transporter permease has protein sequence MLRYTVRRLAQLVLVIAVLSVLLFGWLRILPGGPVSALLGDRSTPESAAQLRTELGLDQPIFVQYFSFLERAFTGNFGTSTGVQRGVPALEVFLQRFPATLELAFMAILIAIAVGIPVGYLAARRRGGWLDNLSVGWSLIGIAVPVFFLAFLFKWIFAVELGWLPASGRQSTGLDATRITGFYILDGLMTREWDAAWDAFLHLILPAVALSTIPFAVIFRITRAAVLDVLDEDYVRTARSKGLAGSVIRRRHVLRNAMLPVVTTIGLQTGALLSGAVLTERVFNISGLGQALALGFERKDFPVLQVVIIAAAMVYVLVNLVVDLSYAAIDPRIRTR, from the coding sequence GTGCTCCGATACACCGTTCGGCGGCTGGCTCAGCTGGTGCTGGTCATCGCCGTGCTCTCGGTGCTGCTGTTCGGCTGGCTTCGGATTCTCCCGGGAGGGCCTGTCTCGGCCCTCCTGGGAGACCGATCCACCCCCGAATCCGCAGCGCAACTTCGAACCGAGCTGGGCCTGGATCAGCCGATCTTCGTGCAGTACTTCAGCTTCCTGGAACGTGCCTTCACCGGGAACTTCGGCACCTCGACCGGCGTCCAGCGCGGCGTGCCCGCATTAGAGGTCTTCCTCCAGCGGTTCCCCGCGACCCTCGAGCTGGCGTTCATGGCGATCCTCATCGCGATCGCGGTGGGCATCCCGGTCGGATACCTCGCGGCGCGTCGGCGCGGCGGCTGGCTGGACAACCTGAGCGTCGGCTGGTCGCTGATCGGCATCGCGGTGCCCGTGTTCTTCCTGGCGTTCCTGTTCAAGTGGATCTTCGCGGTGGAGCTGGGCTGGCTGCCCGCCTCCGGGCGGCAGAGCACGGGACTCGACGCGACCAGGATCACCGGGTTCTACATCCTCGACGGCCTGATGACCAGGGAATGGGATGCGGCCTGGGATGCCTTCCTGCATCTCATCCTGCCCGCGGTCGCGTTGTCGACCATCCCGTTCGCGGTGATCTTCCGGATCACCCGTGCCGCCGTGCTCGACGTGCTGGACGAGGACTACGTCCGCACGGCGCGCTCCAAGGGGCTGGCAGGCTCGGTGATCCGACGTCGGCACGTGCTGCGCAACGCGATGCTGCCGGTGGTCACGACGATCGGGCTCCAGACCGGCGCGCTGCTCTCGGGAGCGGTGCTGACCGAACGTGTGTTCAACATATCCGGGCTCGGGCAGGCGTTGGCGCTGGGCTTCGAGCGTAAGGACTTTCCGGTGCTTCAGGTCGTGATCATCGCTGCGGCGATGGTGTACGTGCTGGTGAACCTGGTGGTCGATCTGTCCTACGCGGCGATCGATCCCCGGATCAGGACGCGGTGA
- a CDS encoding ABC transporter ATP-binding protein — MALLEVRDLSVTFQRKGEKPFTAVDGISFDVEPGQTVGLVGESGCGKSVTSLAIMGLLPQHGVTVGGSVEFEGTDLLRLSDRQMDERRGRDLGMVFQDPLSSLNPVVPIGLQVTEVLERHRGMARKAARVEAAELLDRVGIPDPKRRLDEYPHQLSGGMRQRGLIAMALACKPRLLIADEPTTALDVTIQAQILSLLAGLVRDTGTALIMITHDLGVVAGLCDEVNVLYGGRMVERAGRHRLFAEPRHPYTSGLLASIPRLDSTRGERLTPIEGSMADNLPWHSACAFAPRCPNRLDVCEQTTPAMESDGDRLLRCHNPIKRRNEKQEVAG, encoded by the coding sequence ATGGCACTGCTCGAAGTTCGCGATCTCTCCGTCACGTTCCAACGCAAGGGTGAGAAGCCCTTCACCGCGGTCGACGGCATCAGCTTCGACGTGGAACCCGGCCAGACCGTCGGCCTGGTCGGCGAGTCCGGCTGCGGCAAGTCCGTCACCTCGCTGGCCATCATGGGCCTGCTGCCCCAGCACGGGGTGACGGTCGGCGGCAGCGTCGAGTTCGAGGGCACCGATCTGCTTCGGCTCAGCGACCGCCAGATGGACGAGCGGCGCGGTCGGGATCTGGGAATGGTCTTCCAGGACCCGCTCTCCTCGCTGAATCCGGTGGTCCCCATCGGGCTCCAGGTGACCGAGGTCTTGGAGCGGCATCGAGGCATGGCCCGCAAGGCGGCCAGGGTCGAGGCGGCCGAGCTGCTCGACCGGGTCGGCATCCCCGACCCGAAGCGCAGGCTCGACGAGTATCCGCATCAGCTCTCCGGGGGCATGCGGCAGCGTGGGCTGATCGCGATGGCCCTGGCCTGCAAGCCGAGGCTGCTGATCGCCGACGAGCCCACCACGGCGCTCGACGTCACCATCCAGGCGCAGATCCTGTCCCTGCTGGCCGGACTGGTCCGCGACACCGGGACCGCGCTGATCATGATCACCCACGACCTCGGCGTCGTCGCGGGCCTCTGCGACGAGGTGAACGTCCTCTACGGCGGACGGATGGTGGAGCGGGCGGGCCGACATCGGCTGTTCGCCGAGCCGCGACACCCGTACACCTCGGGGCTGCTCGCCTCGATCCCCCGGCTGGACTCGACGCGCGGGGAACGGCTCACCCCCATCGAGGGTTCGATGGCGGACAACCTGCCGTGGCACTCCGCCTGCGCCTTCGCCCCGCGTTGTCCGAACCGGCTGGACGTGTGCGAGCAGACCACGCCCGCGATGGAGTCCGACGGCGATCGGCTGCTGCGCTGTCACAACCCGATCAAGCGGCGGAACGAGAAGCAGGAGGTGGCCGGATGA